The Denitrificimonas caeni genome has a segment encoding these proteins:
- a CDS encoding CheR family methyltransferase — MTVSQSEFNVFRQFLEDKSGIVLGDNKQYLVTSRLRRLQDEHGIKSLTELMARIQAQPRGALQEQVVDAMTTNETLWFRDTYPFTVMLNKVLPELLEKQPHQRLRIWSAACSSGQEPYSLAMTLDEYERANLGKKVSAQIVATDLSPSMLQACKIAEYDSLSIARGLSAERLQLYFDKTASGHWAVKPAIKNRVEFRALNLLDSYAGLGKFDVVFCRNVLIYFSAEAKKDILTRIHATLKPGGYLFLGASEALNGLPELYSMVQCSPGIIYQAK; from the coding sequence GTGACGGTCTCACAATCTGAGTTTAATGTTTTTAGACAGTTTCTGGAGGACAAGTCTGGCATTGTTTTAGGTGACAATAAACAGTACTTGGTAACCAGTCGCTTAAGAAGGTTGCAGGATGAACACGGCATTAAATCTCTCACTGAATTGATGGCGCGCATCCAAGCGCAGCCGCGTGGCGCTTTGCAAGAGCAAGTGGTGGATGCCATGACCACCAATGAAACGCTATGGTTTCGGGACACCTATCCTTTTACCGTGATGCTTAATAAAGTGCTGCCTGAGTTGCTGGAAAAACAACCTCATCAACGTTTGCGTATATGGTCCGCTGCCTGTTCGTCGGGTCAAGAGCCTTATTCATTGGCAATGACCTTGGATGAATATGAACGCGCTAATTTGGGCAAAAAAGTCAGTGCGCAAATTGTTGCCACCGATCTGTCTCCCAGCATGTTGCAGGCCTGTAAAATTGCCGAATATGACAGTTTGTCCATAGCCCGTGGTTTATCCGCTGAGCGTTTGCAACTGTATTTTGATAAGACCGCAAGTGGTCATTGGGCGGTGAAACCGGCGATTAAAAACCGTGTGGAGTTTCGCGCCTTAAATTTACTCGACAGTTACGCTGGGTTGGGTAAATTTGATGTGGTTTTCTGCCGAAATGTCTTGATTTACTTTTCCGCAGAAGCTAAAAAAGATATTTTGACTCGCATCCACGCCACGCTAAAACCCGGCGGCTATTTGTTTTTAGGCGCCTCGGAAGCACTCAATGGCTTGCCAGAGTTGTACAGTATGGTGCAGTGCAGTCCCGGTATTATTTATCAAGCTAAGTAA
- a CDS encoding chemotaxis protein CheV, translating to MASVMDSVNQRTQLVGQNRLELLLFRLNGEQLYGINVFKVREVLQCPNLTVLPQSDPVVCGVASVRGRTIPVIDLALATAGKKLSRGTAGFVIITEYNMKEQGFLVSAVERIVNLNWEEIHPPPQGTGRDHYLTAVTRLDDQLIEVIDVEKVLAEVSPSSEEISTELLTERVRISALSKKILIVDDSSVARKQVLRCLQAVGVEVVALNDGRAAYEYLHAILESGKKPADEFIMMISDIEMPEMDGYTLTAEIRNNPQLADLHILLHTSLSGVFNKAMVEKVGADDFLAKFRPDDLVERVVERIKAVDAL from the coding sequence ATGGCCAGTGTAATGGATTCGGTAAACCAGCGAACACAGTTGGTGGGACAAAATCGTTTAGAGCTGTTGTTGTTTCGCCTTAATGGTGAGCAGTTGTACGGCATTAATGTGTTTAAAGTTCGAGAAGTGCTGCAGTGCCCCAACTTAACGGTATTGCCGCAGTCTGATCCGGTGGTGTGTGGAGTGGCCAGTGTGCGTGGACGAACGATTCCGGTAATCGACCTGGCTCTAGCCACTGCTGGGAAAAAGCTAAGCCGCGGCACTGCTGGTTTTGTCATCATCACTGAATACAATATGAAAGAGCAGGGTTTCTTAGTCAGCGCGGTTGAGCGCATAGTGAACTTAAACTGGGAAGAGATTCATCCGCCACCGCAGGGTACAGGGCGGGATCACTATTTAACTGCAGTGACGCGTTTAGATGATCAACTGATTGAAGTCATTGATGTGGAGAAAGTGCTCGCCGAGGTGTCACCCTCTTCTGAGGAAATATCCACCGAGCTGTTAACTGAGCGGGTACGCATCAGTGCTTTGAGTAAGAAGATACTGATTGTTGATGACTCCAGCGTTGCGCGCAAACAGGTGTTGCGTTGTTTACAGGCGGTGGGAGTTGAGGTTGTCGCATTAAATGATGGTCGCGCAGCGTATGAGTATTTGCATGCCATATTGGAGTCTGGCAAAAAACCTGCAGATGAATTTATTATGATGATTTCTGATATTGAAATGCCAGAAATGGACGGCTACACCCTAACGGCTGAAATACGCAATAATCCTCAGTTGGCTGATTTGCATATTTTATTGCACACCTCGTTGTCGGGTGTCTTTAATAAAGCCATGGTGGAAAAAGTAGGAGCCGATGATTTTTTAGCTAAGTTTCGTCCAGATGATTTGGTTGAGCGCGTTGTGGAGCGCATAAAAGCAGTTGATGCGTTATAG
- the flgA gene encoding flagellar basal body P-ring formation chaperone FlgA, producing the protein MQILKTFFWHSIKNTRFFSKAACLCLLIFFATGAFAQSIQEQIIGTSQAFLEQITAEYLADNTITGRHRVKIGRLDSRLRLPVCAIPLQVSLESPAQPIGRVTLRVRCDSNAPWTIFVPGQVDLYREVAVSLRSLARNSVVQAADVQLAERDVSSLRQGYILNLENVIGQKLTRPIQPNQVISANFLKAAAAVNKGDAVVISARGSSMFVRMPGIALEEGAIGQQIKVRNARSQRTVHARVTAPGQVEVAM; encoded by the coding sequence ATGCAAATACTTAAGACGTTTTTCTGGCACAGCATTAAAAATACCCGCTTTTTTAGTAAAGCAGCCTGTCTGTGCTTACTCATTTTTTTCGCCACTGGAGCCTTTGCGCAAAGCATTCAAGAACAAATTATCGGCACCAGCCAAGCTTTTCTTGAGCAGATAACCGCAGAGTACCTCGCCGACAATACAATCACTGGCCGCCATAGGGTAAAAATCGGTCGCCTTGACTCACGCTTACGCTTACCTGTCTGCGCAATCCCTTTGCAGGTCAGCCTAGAAAGCCCAGCTCAACCCATTGGCCGCGTGACCCTGCGTGTGCGCTGCGACAGCAATGCACCCTGGACTATTTTTGTCCCCGGCCAAGTTGACCTGTACCGTGAGGTTGCAGTTTCATTGCGCTCACTGGCACGCAACAGTGTGGTGCAAGCTGCTGATGTACAGCTCGCTGAGCGTGATGTTAGCAGCCTCAGACAAGGCTACATACTTAATCTTGAAAATGTTATTGGACAAAAGCTGACCCGCCCCATTCAGCCCAACCAGGTTATCTCTGCCAACTTTTTAAAAGCCGCTGCCGCTGTTAATAAAGGCGATGCAGTAGTGATCAGCGCCCGTGGCAGCTCAATGTTTGTACGCATGCCCGGCATTGCCCTGGAAGAAGGTGCGATTGGACAACAAATTAAAGTACGTAACGCACGC